Proteins encoded in a region of the Rutidosis leptorrhynchoides isolate AG116_Rl617_1_P2 chromosome 9, CSIRO_AGI_Rlap_v1, whole genome shotgun sequence genome:
- the LOC139867781 gene encoding uncharacterized protein has product MNCKPPSFNGNEEAVELTRWFEKVESIFRICNCAEADKVKYATHTLGGLALTWWNAYAQIVGLDDANAIPWAVIGTNIEAYTNRFIELGSLCPDMVPTEQKKIERYIEGLPDEIQGNVIAASKETLNAMILMSQNLMMAKKRKAAANKQAEAKHHNGKCMAYCTKCKKTGHIAKYCKVPATKANAFVPTCYDCGEVGHFHNQCPKNKGNNGNTKSRAFVITAEEAREDDEVITA; this is encoded by the exons atgaactgtaagcctccatcctttAATGGGAATGAGGAAGCAGTCGAGTTAACTCGTTGGTTTGAAAAAGTCGAATCAATCTTTCGTATCTGTAACTGTGCGGAAGCCGACAaggtgaagtatgccactcacacaCTAGGTGGCCTTGCCTTGACTTGGTGGAATGCTTATGCCCAAATTGTGGGGCTAGATGatgctaatgctattccatgggcc gtcattGGTACTAACAtcgaagcttataccaacaggtttatagagttgggtTCTTTGTGTCCGGATATGGTTcccactgaacaaaagaagattgagcgatacatagaaggtcttcccGATGAGATTCAAGGAAACGTTATTGCCGCTAGTAAGGAGACTTTGAATGCGATGATACTTATGTCTCAAAATTTGATGATGGCTAAGAAGAGGAAGGCTGCGGCTaataaacaagccgaggctaa GCATCATAATGGGAAGTGTATGGCTTATTGCACCAAGTGCAAGAAGACTGGTCATATAGCTAAGTATTGTAAAGTTCCCGCTACAAAGGCAAACGCTTTTGTTCCAACTTGCTATGATTGTGGAGAAGTTGGACATTTTCACAATCAGTGTCCAAAGAACAAGGGTAACAATGGTAATACTAAGAGTCGTGCTTTTGTGATAACTGCCGAAGAAGCCCGtgaggatgatgaagtgataacgg